CGATGCGCCTGTTCCTCGGACTCGACCGGCCCACCAGCGGGACGGCGCTCATCGACGGCAAGCGCATCGACGAGTGGCCCATCCCGGCCCGGAAGATCGGCGCGGTGCTCGACACGCAGTGCGCGCATCCCAGCCGCAGGGCGATCGACAGCGTGCGGTGGGCGGCCAAACTGGCCGGGGCGGGCCAGGGGCAGGCCGAGAGCCTCCTCGACCGGGTGGGGCTGACCGACGTGGCAGGGCAGCGGGTCGGCAGGTTCTCGCTCGGCATGCGCCAGCGCCTGGCCCTGGCCATCGCTCTGGTGGGCAATCCCGAGATCGTCGTGCTGGACGAGCCGATGAACGGGCTCGACCCCGACGGCATCGCCTGGCTGAAGGCGCTCCTGCGGCAGTTCAGGGATCAGGGCAGGACGATCTTCCTCTCCAGCCACCTGCTGGCGGAGATGGAGGACCTGATCGACGACCTGGTGGTGATCGCCCAGAGCAAGATTGTCGGCGCGGGCTCCGCCGAGTCGTTCATCAAGCGGTTCCAGAGCCACACGGTCAGCGTCGAGTGCGACAACCCGGAGGCGCTGGGCGCCGCCATCTCGAAGGCCGGCGGCCGGGTGCTCGGCGTCGTGGGCTCGCAACGACTGCAGGTCACCGGGATCACCCCCGTCATGGTCGGTCAGATCGCCAGGGACAGCCGCATCGCGATCTTCGGGCTGAAAGAAGAGCACAACCTGCAGCGGGCCTTCGCACAGGCGACCGCCGACAAGACCGGCATCCGAGGAGAGGTGGGCTGAGCCATGTCATTCGCTAATCTCTGGTCGGCGGAGATCATCAAATTCCGCACGCTGAGGAGCTATCTGATCACGGTGATCGCGTCCATCGCCGTCGCCGGCATCGCCGCCGCCCTCGTCGGCACCGGAGTCGACGCCAAGGGCAACATCCCCGGGATGGGCACGTCGATCCAGGCCGTCGCCTTCCCCATGGAAGTGGTCATCTACGCGATGATGGTGCTCGGCGTGCTCATCGCCACAGGCGATCTGCGCAGCGGCACCTTCCGCATCACCTCGATCATGTCGCCCTGGCGCCGGCAGGTGCTGACGGCCAAGTTCACCGCGGCCGCGGTGATCGCGCTCGCGGTCGGCGTCGTGTCGACGGCTCTGGCGTACGTGGGCGGGCTGCTGACAGGCGGCAGCGGATACTCGCCGCTGAGCGGTGACGGTGGGCTGCTCGTGCTGACGACCCTGATCGCGGTCCCGCTGGCCACCATCCTCGGCACGGCCATGGGGCTGCTGCTCAGGAGCACCGCGGGCGCGGTCGCGCTGCTGCTGGTGTGGGCGCTCGGCATCGAGGCGGTCTTCGCCTACACCGTCCCGCCGGAGGTCGTGGCCTTCCTGCCGTTCAAGACGGTCGGGGCGGCCGTCGCGAACCTGCCGCTCGGCCCGCTGCCCGGACTGGGGATGTTCACCCTGTACGTAGCGATCGCCACCGGTCTAGCGATCTTCGTGTACGAGCGACGCGATCTCGGTACGTGACGACACCCCAGGAGGAGACGCTCCATGCACGTATGGGATTACCTGGCCGAATACCACGCCGAGCGAGAGGACATCCTCGACGCGGTCGAGCAGGTCTTCGAATCCGGCAGGCTCATCCTCGGCCAGAGCGTGCTGGGCTTCGAGTCCGAGTTCGCCGCCTACCATGGCCTGCGCCACTGCGCGGGGGTCGACAACGGCACCAACGCGATCAAACTCGCCCTCCAGGCGCTCGGCGTGGGCAAGGGTGACGAGGTCATCACGGTGTCCAACACCGCGGCGCCGACCGTCGTGGCCATCGACGCGGTCGGCGCCGTCCCGGTCTTCGTCGACGTGCACCCCGGCACGTACCTCATGGACGTGGACCAGGTGGCCGCCGCCATCACGCCGAGGACCCGCTGCCTGCTGCCCGTGCACCTGTACGGGCAGTGCGTGGACGTGGCGCCGCTGCGGCGCCTGGCCGACCGGCACGGCCTGGTGATCCTGGAGGACTGCGCGCAGGCGCACGGGGCCCGCCGGAACGGCGTGATCGCCGGATCCACGGGCGACGCCGCCGCCTTCTCCTTCTATCCGACCAAGGTCCTGGGCGCCTACGGCGACGGTGGCGCGGTTCTCACCGACGACGACGCGGTGGACCGCGCCCTGCGCCGGCTGCGTTACTACGGGATGGAGGAGCGCTACTACGTCGTCGAGACGCCCGGCCACAACTCCCGGCTGGACGAGCTCCAGGCGGAGATCCTCCGCCGCAAGCTCCGCAGGCTCGACGGCTACATCGCCGGACGCCGGGCCGTGGCCGCGCGCTACGCCGACGCGCTCGGGGACACCGACCTGGTGCTGCCCGCCACCGACCCCGGCAACGACCACGTGTACTACGTCTACGTCGTACGGCATCCGCGCCGTGACCAGATCATCCAGGCCCTCGCGGACGAGGGCGTCCACCTCAACATCAGCTATCCATGGCCGGTGCACACGATGACGGGCTTCGCCCATCTGGGCTATCGGCAGGGCAGCCTGCCGGTGACCGAGCGCCTGGCCGGCGAGATCTTCTCGCTGCCGATGTACCCCTCGCTGTCGCAGGAGAAGCAGGAACGGGTGATCTCGGTGCTGCGGAAGGTGCTATGACCAGGCATGCCGCACCGCTTCGCACGCGGCGTGATCGGGCAGCAGGCCGCGCTCCGCGGCCTGCGCGAACGTGGGCGCGGCACGGTCGCGCTCGGACAGGACGGGCTCCAGGTCCCGCGGCAGCGGCAGGCCGAGCTCCGGGTCCAGCACCGAGAGTGCCAGCTCGTTGCGCGGCTCGTACTCCTCCGACAGCAGGTAGGAGATGATCGTGTCGTCCTCCAGCGCCACGAAGGCGTGCCCGACGCCGGGCGGCAGGTAGACGGCGCAGTGACCGCTCCCGCTGAGCTCCACCTGGTCGACCCGGCGAAAGGTCGGCGACCCGAGCCGCAGGTCGACCACCAGATCGAGCGCCCTGCCGCGGACACACCGCACGTATTTGGCGGTTCCCGGCGGCGCCGGCGTGTAGTGCAGGCCGCGCACCACGCCGCGCCGGGAGGTGCTCTGGCTGGCCTGCGCGACGGGGAAGAGCGGATGCCCGAGCGCGGCCACGAAGTCCGCGCGCTGGTACGCGGTGACGAACTCGCCGCGCTCGTCGGGGTAGGCCGTCGGCTGGAAGGCGAAGGCGCCGCGGACCTCGAGCTCCCGGCTAAGCAACGTGGACCTCCGGCACGTAGAGGATCCACTGCCCGCCCGCCTCGCGGAACTCACGCTCCTTGGCCATGATCTCCGCGGCGTGGTTCCAGGCGAAGAGCACCGCGTAGTCGGGGTAGGGATCGCGGAAGGCCTCCGGCCCCCTGATCGGGATGTGCGAGCCGGGAGTCAGCCTGCCCTGCTTGGCCGGGGTGGTGTCGACGATGAACGGGATCAGGTCGGGTCCGATCCCGCAGTAGTTGAGCACGGTGGCGCTCTTGGCGGTGGCGCCGTACCCGGCGACGCTCGCGCCGCGCTCGCGCAGCTCGGTGAGCAGCGCGACCAGGCGGTCACGGTTGTCGGCGGCGCGGCCCGCGAAGGCACGCAGCGCGGCGGCGGTCGCGATGCCCTGCGCGGCCTCATCGGCGAGCAGGTCACGCACGGCGGCGCTCTGCTCCCTGGCTCCCTTTCCGGCCAGCGTGTATCTCACCTCTCCCCCGTGGACGTCCAGCCGCTCGACATCGACGAGCTCCAGCCCGTACGGCGCGGCCATCCGCTGCACCGAGCCGGCGGAAAAGAGGAAGAAGTGCTCATCGTAGATCTGGTCGAAGGAGGTCAGGCGGACGACGTCGCCCAGATAGGGGTCCTCGAACACGAAGACGCCGTCGGGGCCGAGCAGCGTGGCCACGCCGCGCAGGATCGAGCCGATGTAGGGGATGTGGCACAACGTGTTGGCCGCGTAGATCACATCGGCGGGTCCGTCGGTGGCGCGGATCCGCTCGGCGACGCCCGACTCGAAGAACTCCTTGCAGACCCGTACCCCTTGGGCCGCGGCGCGGTCGGCGACGCCTCCCGACGGCTCCACGCCCAGGTGCCTGACGCCCGCGCGAGCGAGGTTGCCGAGCATGACGCCGTCGTTGCAGCCCAGCTCGACCACGAACGGATCGCTCCGTTCGCTCATGACCCGCTGGGCGAAGCCGGCGAAGTGCTCGCGCATCACCGACGAGCCCGAGGACAGATAGGGATAGCCGTCGTGGAACATGCGTTCCCGCGGGACCTCCTCCATGAGTTGCACCATGGAGCACGAGCCGCATACGCCGACGGCGAGCCGGAAAAAGAACTCCGCCCGTTGTTCGGCCGGTTCTCTGAATGCGTCGGACAAAGGCTGCCGCCCGAAGTCGGCGACCTGTTCCAACCGCCCGGAACAGATTCGGCAACGCATCTTAATTTCCATGGAGCCACTATATTATGAATGCCCTCCGCTGGCTTTCCGCGCACGGCTCGATGAAAGCCGAAAGAATTCCGCTGGACGAACTCACCGGCTGGCGCCGCGACCCCGGCACCGGCAATCTGGTGCATGCGAGCGGAAAATTCTTCAGCGTCGAGGGGGTGGACGTCCGCTACCCCGACGGGCCTGTGTCACGGTGGGCGCAGCCCATCATCAACCAGCCCGAAGTGGGCGTGCTCGGCATCCTCATGAGACGGCTCGACGGTGTCCCCCAGCTGCTGCTTCAGGCCAAGCACGAGCCCGGCAACGTCAACGGCGCCCAGCTGTCCCCGACCGTGCAGGCCACCCGGAGCAACTACACGCGCGTGCACGGCGGGCGTCCCGTGCCCTACCTGGACAGGTTCCGCTCCCCGGACGGCCGGGTGCTGAGCGACGTGCGGCAGTCGGAGCAGGGCAGCTGGTTCTACCGCAAACGCAACAGGAACATGGTCGTCGAGATCACCGACGACCTCGCGCCGTCGGCGGGCTTCCGCTGGCTGGCCCTGGATGACGTGCTCGACCTGCTGTCGGTGCCCGACGTGGTGAACATGGACACCAGGACCGTGCTGTCCTGCCTGCCGCCGTCCGTATGGGGCGACGAATACGCCATGTCCGGCCGTTCCCGGCACGACATGGGCGAGATCCTGAGCTGGATCACCCAGCGGCGCTCGACGGTCGAGATCCACGTCGAGCGGATACCGCTCGACCGGGTCGGCGGCTGGCGGAGGGAGCGCGGCGCGATCGCCCACGAGACGGGCAGGTATTTCACCGTGATGGGGGTGAGCGTGACCGCCAGCGACCGTGAGGTGGGCGCCTGGACGCAGCCGATGATCGAGCCGACCGCGACCGGCGTCGTGGCGTTCCTGCTCAACCGGTTCGACGGCGTGCCGCACGTGCTGGTCAGGGCACGCGTCGAACCTGGATACGCCGACGTCGCAGAGCTGGGGCCGACCGTGCAGTGCGCGCCCGCCAACCACGACACGCCGCCGCCGTACCTGGAGGAAGTGCTCGGCACGCCGCCCGGCCGGGTGCTCTTCGACACCATGCTGTCGGAGGAGGGCGGGCGTTTCCACCACGCGCGCAACCGTTATCTCATCGTCGAGACCGACGCCGACCATGCGCACCCGGACTTCCGCTGGGTCTCCCTGCCGCAGCTCACCGAGTTGCTGCGGCACAGCCACTACCTCAACGTGCAGGCCAGGACGCTCATCGCGTGCTTGTACAGCGTGGTGCGAGAGATGGTCGCAGCGCGTTAGCCACGGTCTCCCTGAGCCCCTCGCTCAGCTCGACGAGCGGGCTCCAGCCGGTCACGGCGGTGAAGCGCGACGCGTCGATCTCCACGTCCATGAGGTCCCCAGAGGTGGCATGCGCGGGCGGCGGCACGGATCGCAGCGGCACCGGGTGCCGGCCCGTGTGCTCGGCGACCGTCCTCGCGACCAGCCCGAACAGGGTGGCGACCGCCACCGGGCGTCCCGTGCCCACCACCCAGTGCCGTCCCGCCAGCGTGCCGGCGTGGTCGAGCGCGGCCACCAGGGCGCCTGCCGCGTCGCGCGCGTGCAGCAGGTCGCGTCTCATCCGGCCGTCTCCCCACATCTGCAGCGGCTCGCCGGTCAGGGCCCGGCGCGCCATGGCGGACACCACGCCGCGTTCGGCGCCGTCGGGGCGGCAACCGTACACGGTGGGCAGCCGTACGGAGACGCCGTGCGCGAGCCCGGCCGACGTCGCGCGCATGAGCGCGGTCTCGGCGGCCAGCTTCTGCCGGTCGTAGAGGCTTGCCGGACGGTCCGGTTCGGTGCCGTCGATGCGGCCCGCCGCGCCGGACTGCGACGTCGAGCCGGCGAACACCACGACGGGTCTCGCGGGCCCGGTCGCGGCGAGCACGTCGCTCAGGACGCCGACGTTGATCCGCTCGCCCGCGTCGTCGCCCTCGGCCACCCGCCAGGCGCGCGTGCCGTCGTGGCGGGCCACGAGGTGGAGGACGGCGTCGGCGCCCGCCACCGCCGCGGCGACCTGGCCAGGAGCGGTGAGGTCCGCGGCGAGGGTCTCCGCCTCCGCCCTGCCCGTGAGCCGCGGCGGCTCGTGCGAGGCGACCAGGCGCAGCCTGATGTCCCGGTCCGCGAGCAGGTCGGTGACCTGCGAGCCGATCAGCCCCGTGGCCCCGAGGACCACGACGAGGCGCCGGTGCGCGGTCACGCCGAGCCGCCGCCGATCCCTTCGGCCGTCTCCCACTCGTCGAGGTTCATCAGCATCAACTCGAAGTGGTCGCGCAGCTTGCCGCGATACGCCTGGTTGGCCGCGCGCAATCGGGCGATCTCCCGGCCCACCGACTCGTCACCGGCGACGCCCTGCTCCCCGGCCGCCTTGGCCAGCATCGCGCCGCGCCTGAGCAGCGCGTCCTCGATCAGCTCACGGCTGTAGCGCTGCGCGTCCTGGATGTACTGGTCGGCGGTCTGCTGCGCCTGCGAGAGCAGGCTCGCGGCGTACACATGCGCCTCCTGGACGCGGCTGGCCACCGTACGCGACGCTGCCTGCTCGGCCGGGTCGACGCGCGCCAGCCCGGTCTCCCTGGCCTTGGGCTGCTCCCTGGGAGGTTCGGCGGGGGCGGCGGGCTCCGGCCCGCTCTGCGCCTGCCGCGTCGCGGTGTCACGCAGCAGCTTGACCTCGGCCTCCAGCGCCTTCTTCTCCTGTGTCAGCCGTACCAGCTCGGTCTCGACCCGGTCGAGGAGGTTGTTCACCTGGTTCTCGTCCAGGCCGCGCTTGCCCAGCGGAGCGCGGCGGAACACCACCGAACGCAGCGCCGCCGGGGTCAGCCGCTCGGCGGAGACGTCATCGCCCGCCGTCTGGGGCTCGTCCCACTGCGGCTCCTCCCAGGCGTCCTCGTGCCATCCGCTGTTGGCGTCGCTGTTGTCACCGGGCGTTTCCTCGGTCCACGGCATCAGGTCCTGGGCCGCGCGGTGCCCGTTGCCGTTCAGCGACTGGCCCGGCGGGGGAAACGGTTCCATCGAGTCATTCATGTGGCAAACCTCCGGGAAGGCGTGACGGCGGTGGCGAATCTCTCCAGCCGGATGCGGTTGTCGCTGAAGCCGTTCGCCAGTAGCATGGCCACCGTGCTGTCGACCATGCCCGGCGGGCCGCACACGTAGGCGTCGTAGCCCTCCCAACGGCCATAGCGGCTGACGGCCTCGCTCACCGTACCCGTGGTGGCCACGCTCTGGTCCTCCAGCTCCGACAGCGCCGCGCGGACAGTGAGCCAGGGGAACTTCTCCTCCCAGCCACGCAGCGCGTCGAGGTCGTACAGCCCTTCGGGCTCGCGCGCACCGACGAACACCGACACCCACGGCGGCACCGGGAGCTTGGTGACGTGCTCGAGAATGGCTTTGATGGGGGCGAATCCGGTGCCGCCCGCGATGAGCAGGATGTTGCGCCCCGTGTTCGGGTTGAGCGTGAGAGTGCCGACGGGTGCGCCCAGCTTGACGACCTCGCCCTCGCGTACGTCGCGGACCAGCGTGCGACCCACCGCGCCGTCCGCCTTGACGTGCAGCTCGATCGTGTTGTCCCGGCGCGGCAGGTTGGCCATCGAGTAGTAGCGCCACATGTTGGGCCACTGCTTGACCTCCACGGGCGCCGACTGTCCTGGGACGTATTTGAAGGGCCGGTCCACCAGCAGCCGCAGCACCGCCACGTCCACGCTTCTCCGCTCGTGGCTGATCACCTCGGCCGTCCAGTACGCGGGCCGGAGGCTGGCGTCCTGCCGCGCCCCTTCCGCCAGCGTCCGGGTCAGCAGCGACAGGAAGTCCCGCCACTCCTCCTCGACCGCCTCATTCCACACGTTTCCCGAAAAGCGCTGCATGGTGTGCACCAGGCTGGCGCCCCACTGCTCGTAGTGCTCACTCTGGATGCCGGACTTCCGGTGGCTACGGGCGAGCTGGTGCAGGTACGGCGTGATCTCCGACAGGTTCTGCGCATGCTCCACGGCGTACGACAGCGCCGTCATCAACCGGTCGCGCTGGCGGCGCATCTGGACCGGGAACAGCTCACGCAGCGCGGGAGCGCGGAGGAACAGGTCGGAGAACAGGTAGAGCGGCACGTTGTCGCCGTATTTGGCGACGAGCTCGAAATTGGCTTTCACCTGGGTGAACGCGGGGGCGCTCGCGCCATGGGGCGACAGCTCGACGCTCATGCCCGGCATGTGGCCTCCAGCCTTCTGTCAACGCTCCGACTTCCCATCAGTCTCGCGTCGGCTGGGACGATCTTGTAGTCGCCTGAGTCATGGGCCCCATATGACATCTGTCACCCGCCGGCCCGGGCAGCGGGCGCAACGCAAAGGGCGCCCCGGTTACTGGGGCGCCCTTTGCGAGGATCAGGCGGCGGCGGTGGCCATCTTGCGCAGGCGGGCCAGCGCGTCGCGCTCGATGCGGCGCGCCCGGTCGCGGCCGATGCCGTAGCGTTCGCCCACCTCCGTGAGCGTGTGCTCGCGCCCGTCCACCAGCCCGTACCGCCAGCGCAGCATCTCGCTGGTGGGCCCCTCGAGCCCGGTCAGCCACTGGTCCAGGCGCTCGCGCTCCAGGATGTCGATGGCCTGCTGCTCGGGGTCGGCCCACGTCTCGTCGGCGATCATGTCGCCGAGCTCCGTCTCGTCCTCGTCACCCACACCGAGCTGGAGCGAGACCGGGTCGGACGCCCACCGCCGCAGCTCGCGCACGCGCTCGATCGGCAGGTCGAGGATCCCGGCGAGGTCGTCGTCGGTCGGCTCGGCGTCGAACTCGGCCAGCATGTCGCGCCGGACCCGCATCAGCCGGGTCATCTGCTCCCCCGCGTGCGTGGGCAGGCGTACCGGGCGGGCCTGCTCGTGGATGGCGCGGCCCACCGACTGCCGGATCCACCACGTCGCGTACGTCGAGAACTTGTACCCCCGCCGGTAGTCGAACTTCTCGACAGCGCGCACCAGCCCGAGATTGCCCTCCTGCACCAAGTCGATCAGCGGCATCCCCCGCCCCGAGTATTTCCTGGCCACCGCCACCACCAGGCGCAGGTTGGCCTGGATGAACTCGTCCTTCGCCCGCTGGCCCGAAATGGCCAGCCGCTCCAGCTCCTCGTCGGCCGCGTCCCCGATCCGCGGCTCCGAGCCCCCGCTGTCGAGCAGCTGCTCGGCGAAGAGACCCGCCTCTATCCGCTTGGCGAGCTCCACCTCTTCCTCCGCCGTGAGCAGTGGGACCCGGCCGATCTCAGCCAGATATGTCCCCAGCAGATCGCGCTCCGCGACGTGCTGCTCCTGCGTGCGACTCCCCGTAGGCCTTGCCATCCCCAGGCACCTCGTTCCGCAGCTGCGTTCTATATCCGGCCAACGTCCGGCCAGAAGCAAAGATTCCCTAAAGCACTACGTCCGAGGGATGGTTCTGGATGTCCTACTCAAGGAGGAGACCGTCGTGAAACACCTGGTGAACGAGGGGGACGCCAGGCCGGTAGGCCAGGTGTACATAGGAGGGGGCGTCGAGCACGACCACGTCCGCGCGGGCTCCGGGCCGCAGCGAGCCTACGTCCGTACGCCGTAGCGCGCGTGCCCCGCCGTACGTCGCCGCCCTGACCGCCTCCAGCGGCGTCATCCGCATCTCGCGTACGGCCAGCGCCACGCAGAACGCCATCGACGACGTGAACGACGACCCCGGGTTGCAGTCGGTCGCCAGCGCCACGGTCGCGCCCGCGTCGATCAGCCGCCGCGCGTCGGGGTACGGCGAGCGCGTCGAGAACTCGGCCCCCGGCAGCAGCGTCGCCACGGTGTCCGAGGAGGCCAGCGCGTCCACGTCGTCCGGCGTCAGGTGGGTGCAGTGGTCGGCGGAGGCCGCGCCCAGCTCACAGGCGATCCGCACGCCAGGCCCCTCTCCGAGCTGGTTGGCGTGCACGCGCACCCCCAGCCCCGCCTTCAGCCCGGCGCCCAGGATCTCGCGCGTCTGGTCGCCGTCGAACGCACCGCGCTCGCAGAAGACGTCCACCCATTTCGCGTACGGTGCGCACGCCTCGAGCATCTCGCCGGCGACGAGCCGTACGTAGGAGTCGGCGTCCATGTCCGCGGGCACGACGTGCGCCCCCAGGAACGTGGTCTCATCGGTCAGCCTGGCGGCGATCCGCAGCGAGCGCCGCTCGTCCGCGACGGTCAGGCCGTACCCGCTCTTGATCTCCACGGTGGTCGTGCCCTGGGCGAGCATCTCGTTCACCAGGCCCAGCGTGCGGGCGGCCAGCTCGGCGTCGCCGGCCCGCCGGGTGGCGGCGACCGTGGTCCTGATGCCGCCGCCGGTGTACGGCTCGCCGGACATGCGGGCCTGGAACTCGGCCGTCCGGTCACCGGCGAAGACCAGGTGGGCGTGGCTGTCCACGAAGCCGGGGATGACGGCCCGGCCCTCGACGTCCACGCGCTCGTCGGCGTCGGGAGCCTGCGACGACGGCCCGACCCACGCCACCACGTCGTCGTCCAGGACGAGGGCCGCGTCCTCGATCTCCTCGCGCTCGGGGTCGCCCGTGTAGAGCAGCCCGATCCCGTCGATCAGCGTCGTGGTCATCGCACCCTCTCCATCACCTCGGCCAGCGTGGTCATCGCAACCTCTCCATCGCCTCGGCCGGCGTGGTCATCGCACCCTCTCCATCGCCTCGGCCAGCAGGGATCCGACGTCGCCGAGCTCGTGCCGGCCGTCCGTGACGATCCGGCGGCCGCCGGAGACCAC
This genomic interval from Nonomuraea helvata contains the following:
- a CDS encoding ABC transporter ATP-binding protein, which produces MKQMLKAEGLTKRYGPVVALSNATFSARAGAITGFLGPNGAGKSTAMRLFLGLDRPTSGTALIDGKRIDEWPIPARKIGAVLDTQCAHPSRRAIDSVRWAAKLAGAGQGQAESLLDRVGLTDVAGQRVGRFSLGMRQRLALAIALVGNPEIVVLDEPMNGLDPDGIAWLKALLRQFRDQGRTIFLSSHLLAEMEDLIDDLVVIAQSKIVGAGSAESFIKRFQSHTVSVECDNPEALGAAISKAGGRVLGVVGSQRLQVTGITPVMVGQIARDSRIAIFGLKEEHNLQRAFAQATADKTGIRGEVG
- a CDS encoding DegT/DnrJ/EryC1/StrS family aminotransferase, whose amino-acid sequence is MHVWDYLAEYHAEREDILDAVEQVFESGRLILGQSVLGFESEFAAYHGLRHCAGVDNGTNAIKLALQALGVGKGDEVITVSNTAAPTVVAIDAVGAVPVFVDVHPGTYLMDVDQVAAAITPRTRCLLPVHLYGQCVDVAPLRRLADRHGLVILEDCAQAHGARRNGVIAGSTGDAAAFSFYPTKVLGAYGDGGAVLTDDDAVDRALRRLRYYGMEERYYVVETPGHNSRLDELQAEILRRKLRRLDGYIAGRRAVAARYADALGDTDLVLPATDPGNDHVYYVYVVRHPRRDQIIQALADEGVHLNISYPWPVHTMTGFAHLGYRQGSLPVTERLAGEIFSLPMYPSLSQEKQERVISVLRKVL
- a CDS encoding dTDP-4-dehydrorhamnose 3,5-epimerase family protein gives rise to the protein MLSRELEVRGAFAFQPTAYPDERGEFVTAYQRADFVAALGHPLFPVAQASQSTSRRGVVRGLHYTPAPPGTAKYVRCVRGRALDLVVDLRLGSPTFRRVDQVELSGSGHCAVYLPPGVGHAFVALEDDTIISYLLSEEYEPRNELALSVLDPELGLPLPRDLEPVLSERDRAAPTFAQAAERGLLPDHAACEAVRHAWS
- a CDS encoding methyltransferase domain-containing protein; translated protein: MEIKMRCRICSGRLEQVADFGRQPLSDAFREPAEQRAEFFFRLAVGVCGSCSMVQLMEEVPRERMFHDGYPYLSSGSSVMREHFAGFAQRVMSERSDPFVVELGCNDGVMLGNLARAGVRHLGVEPSGGVADRAAAQGVRVCKEFFESGVAERIRATDGPADVIYAANTLCHIPYIGSILRGVATLLGPDGVFVFEDPYLGDVVRLTSFDQIYDEHFFLFSAGSVQRMAAPYGLELVDVERLDVHGGEVRYTLAGKGAREQSAAVRDLLADEAAQGIATAAALRAFAGRAADNRDRLVALLTELRERGASVAGYGATAKSATVLNYCGIGPDLIPFIVDTTPAKQGRLTPGSHIPIRGPEAFRDPYPDYAVLFAWNHAAEIMAKEREFREAGGQWILYVPEVHVA
- a CDS encoding NDP-hexose 2,3-dehydratase family protein; translated protein: MNALRWLSAHGSMKAERIPLDELTGWRRDPGTGNLVHASGKFFSVEGVDVRYPDGPVSRWAQPIINQPEVGVLGILMRRLDGVPQLLLQAKHEPGNVNGAQLSPTVQATRSNYTRVHGGRPVPYLDRFRSPDGRVLSDVRQSEQGSWFYRKRNRNMVVEITDDLAPSAGFRWLALDDVLDLLSVPDVVNMDTRTVLSCLPPSVWGDEYAMSGRSRHDMGEILSWITQRRSTVEIHVERIPLDRVGGWRRERGAIAHETGRYFTVMGVSVTASDREVGAWTQPMIEPTATGVVAFLLNRFDGVPHVLVRARVEPGYADVAELGPTVQCAPANHDTPPPYLEEVLGTPPGRVLFDTMLSEEGGRFHHARNRYLIVETDADHAHPDFRWVSLPQLTELLRHSHYLNVQARTLIACLYSVVREMVAAR
- a CDS encoding NAD(P)-dependent oxidoreductase, which encodes MGDGRRDRRRLGVTAHRRLVVVLGATGLIGSQVTDLLADRDIRLRLVASHEPPRLTGRAEAETLAADLTAPGQVAAAVAGADAVLHLVARHDGTRAWRVAEGDDAGERINVGVLSDVLAATGPARPVVVFAGSTSQSGAAGRIDGTEPDRPASLYDRQKLAAETALMRATSAGLAHGVSVRLPTVYGCRPDGAERGVVSAMARRALTGEPLQMWGDGRMRRDLLHARDAAGALVAALDHAGTLAGRHWVVGTGRPVAVATLFGLVARTVAEHTGRHPVPLRSVPPPAHATSGDLMDVEIDASRFTAVTGWSPLVELSEGLRETVANALRPSLAPRCTSTR
- a CDS encoding DivIVA domain-containing protein — protein: MNDSMEPFPPPGQSLNGNGHRAAQDLMPWTEETPGDNSDANSGWHEDAWEEPQWDEPQTAGDDVSAERLTPAALRSVVFRRAPLGKRGLDENQVNNLLDRVETELVRLTQEKKALEAEVKLLRDTATRQAQSGPEPAAPAEPPREQPKARETGLARVDPAEQAASRTVASRVQEAHVYAASLLSQAQQTADQYIQDAQRYSRELIEDALLRRGAMLAKAAGEQGVAGDESVGREIARLRAANQAYRGKLRDHFELMLMNLDEWETAEGIGGGSA
- a CDS encoding globin domain-containing protein, whose product is MPGMSVELSPHGASAPAFTQVKANFELVAKYGDNVPLYLFSDLFLRAPALRELFPVQMRRQRDRLMTALSYAVEHAQNLSEITPYLHQLARSHRKSGIQSEHYEQWGASLVHTMQRFSGNVWNEAVEEEWRDFLSLLTRTLAEGARQDASLRPAYWTAEVISHERRSVDVAVLRLLVDRPFKYVPGQSAPVEVKQWPNMWRYYSMANLPRRDNTIELHVKADGAVGRTLVRDVREGEVVKLGAPVGTLTLNPNTGRNILLIAGGTGFAPIKAILEHVTKLPVPPWVSVFVGAREPEGLYDLDALRGWEEKFPWLTVRAALSELEDQSVATTGTVSEAVSRYGRWEGYDAYVCGPPGMVDSTVAMLLANGFSDNRIRLERFATAVTPSRRFAT
- a CDS encoding sigma-70 family RNA polymerase sigma factor, with amino-acid sequence MARPTGSRTQEQHVAERDLLGTYLAEIGRVPLLTAEEEVELAKRIEAGLFAEQLLDSGGSEPRIGDAADEELERLAISGQRAKDEFIQANLRLVVAVARKYSGRGMPLIDLVQEGNLGLVRAVEKFDYRRGYKFSTYATWWIRQSVGRAIHEQARPVRLPTHAGEQMTRLMRVRRDMLAEFDAEPTDDDLAGILDLPIERVRELRRWASDPVSLQLGVGDEDETELGDMIADETWADPEQQAIDILERERLDQWLTGLEGPTSEMLRWRYGLVDGREHTLTEVGERYGIGRDRARRIERDALARLRKMATAAA
- the hutI gene encoding imidazolonepropionase, with translation MTTTLIDGIGLLYTGDPEREEIEDAALVLDDDVVAWVGPSSQAPDADERVDVEGRAVIPGFVDSHAHLVFAGDRTAEFQARMSGEPYTGGGIRTTVAATRRAGDAELAARTLGLVNEMLAQGTTTVEIKSGYGLTVADERRSLRIAARLTDETTFLGAHVVPADMDADSYVRLVAGEMLEACAPYAKWVDVFCERGAFDGDQTREILGAGLKAGLGVRVHANQLGEGPGVRIACELGAASADHCTHLTPDDVDALASSDTVATLLPGAEFSTRSPYPDARRLIDAGATVALATDCNPGSSFTSSMAFCVALAVREMRMTPLEAVRAATYGGARALRRTDVGSLRPGARADVVVLDAPSYVHLAYRPGVPLVHQVFHDGLLLE